Proteins from a genomic interval of Zingiber officinale cultivar Zhangliang chromosome 2A, Zo_v1.1, whole genome shotgun sequence:
- the LOC122041645 gene encoding uncharacterized protein LOC122041645 isoform X3, producing the protein MIVFLSLPRGYLLNLATASWLRIPVSSGTLTDSIKKDAWHLDGSQDIKEWRRNAVDVESCRRWHEEERESLLLGRRERKKEGDREAENLQSDRCPDNTPIREVAESKILPSSDRLLEVPKRSSGNENRRDRKWSSRWGPEDKEKEAWTEKKMDIEKDFYIEKQSFTSFLRPLSGSDSRDKWRPRHLQEIQSSGSTMLRAAPGFGLGNGRIDGSNLGFARGRGRSNSVAGLQLNRSAVAGPVGALSANKSFFQYPRGRLLDIYRKQIVSIIDATPEGFEDAPPITESSFIAPLAFATPYKEEDVLLKDIWNGKVTSSEVSSSEKGVTGSENDLDKGKILIEKKYGVNESSKHLKELDSNHRRIEDTIIPLINLVTDSLTPKVAEHDVRHDNSVTIGSSNEIEILNIDKQSRKSDNLKNMKTEEEDSIANSYSSSVISDAPYSLYNAYNNNAKQKLSAGVHLPEELNLFYLDPQGDIQGPFLGLDIISWFEQGFFGTDLPVRLLGAPEGLPFLPLGDVMPHLKVGLGGNSTAYLGEGSEYLYNTKGSVDESVSAAHAIGYLAADEQQVQSRDSLCPVKPDVTEVETSRYLNKDKVLFPSSDITIGTVGGEAYLFHDFPGQDAEVLYKSVHTSNIEEESEKLTNNISSSRLTTDHQYRVTGIGNTSSVRHNIPRDSELNPLGLLWSELEQTDKKLPLSSTIPGSAEHFTGHHDFARNTSPFIHNQENFNSFSDFPNDSGKNQYRSYSSNIIHDVLDANNLLQLDANENHFGLEQHLLSKQLQKEQLQQQRLLSNHNVGLPGREQLYETMHHHHSVNQQPMGDLERMLKFQFERLQLDQLQKQQLHQSQQQMHENQMLLLQDHLQHHERQPQPPPQQMHLEHLLHHRLLEPGFRESNSDPHRKNMIDQAHFRQHFLNELQQQNHDQSESVHYDPSLMQLILENLGQNFQHENHNDLLEVLSHARPRQVQQFLGRGLTDDLRKLPVMEEERHEGGIWAVDEAGQFIQTVDSSHQNYAARLSQLDTRQIPLGPASLVLPSHLQQDFLSTKRRFYEHEPHSSDMSMHTHAGIPWPNLELRNALTKIQGVSDQLNPSTDHSHQSQIFKNFTGSHMDATERHWYEPSRLCSADLLESHLKQLQIEAEKHRNINMGLPTADSPMWESHVGIDRSLEYGMRDLLHHGMLQSHEPISLADAAPTSSFKGRDPSRLYHGPASENYFNLNTDRLGLGGSFLDCSLYLDGKQPNEQLVNKNLEISANNFNRNMRSTLGSSSVTSLEQKIFLSDMNLIENEKFMDSMSGVSLQTLDFSNVKKEKERMKVQKSTANNRSALERVSGIMQGFDSEVVNIGKICRHDSYGKIGGGLNFYNYQMGLDILQSGEEMITNDIISGDSINNGVDQFIERTCNPQSTSNTTLLGSTFFQSANANHPTRVGFSEGVKPVANHNSASLSSELLISNKHDTIFHQTSSSDADIGEPSFSDMLKSTKKSISELENTEAGSVGKNVKRKGKKGRQIDPSLLGFKVHSNRILMGEIQRPDD; encoded by the exons ATGATAGTATTCCTCTCTCTTCCCCGTGGTTATCTACTAAACCTAGCGACAGCAAG TTGGCTGCGTATTCCTGTATCTTCTGGAACCTTGACTGACTCGATTAAGAAGGATGCGTGGCATCTGGATGGATCACAGGATATTAAAGAATGGAGAAGGAATGCTGTTGATGTTGAAAGTTGTCGCCGTTGGCATGAAGAGGAGAGGGAAAGTTTGTTGCTTGGTAGGAGAGAACGTAAAAAGGAAGGGGATCGTGAAGCTGAGAATCTCCAGAGTGATCGTTGTCCAGACAATACTCCTATAAGAGAAGTTGCTGAGTCTAAGATTTTGCCTTCATCCGATAGGTTGCTTGAAGTTCCTAAACGCAGCTCAGGGAATGAGAATCGACGTGATAGAAAATGGTCATCGAGGTGGGGTCCTGAGGACAAAGAGAAGGAAGCCTGGACAGAGAAAAAGATGGATATTGAGAAAGATTTTTATATTGAAAAACAATCATTTACTTCTTTCCTCCGTCCATTATCTGGGTCTGATTCCCGTGATAAATGGCGGCCACGTCATCTCCAGGAAATTCAATCCAGTGGTTCTACAATGCTCCGTGCTGCTCCTGGATTTGGTTTGGGAAATGGCCGTATAGATGGTTCAAATTTGGGATTTGCTCGTGGTAGGGGGAGATCAAATTCTGTTGCAGGATTGCAGCTTAACAGGTCTGCGGTGGCTGGCCCTGTTGGTGCACTTTCAGCAAATAAGTCTTTTTTCCAGTATCCCAGGGGAAGACTTCTTGATATTTACAGAAAGCAGATAgtatcgatcattgatgctaccCCTGAGGGTTTTGAGGATGCCCCTCCTATAACAGAATCAAGTTTTATAGCTCCTTTGGCCTTTGCCACACCCTACAAGGAGGAAGAC GTTCTACTGAAAGATATCTGGAATGGGAAAGTCACAAGCAGTGAAGTGAGTTCAAGTGAGAAAGGAGTTACTGGCAGTGAGAATGATCTAG ataaaggCAAGATCCTGATTGAAAAGAAATATGGTGTAAATGAATCTTCTAAGCATCTTAAAG AGCTGGATTCTAACCACAGAAGGATTGAGGATACTATCATCCCTCTAATCAATTTGGTTACTGATAGTCTGACCCCAAAGGTTGCAGAGCATGATGTTCGTCATGATAATTCTGTTACAATTGGCAGTTCAAATGAGATTGAAATATTAAACATTGATAAACAATCAAGAAAGTCAGACAATTTGAAGAATATGAAGACAGAAGAGGAGGATTCCATTGCTAATTCTTATAGCAGTTCTGTGATATCTGATGCTCCATATAGTTTGTACAATGCATATAACAATAACGCCAAGCAAAAGCTTTCAGCAGGTGTCCATCTTCCTGAggagttgaatttgttttacttagaTCCTCAAGGAGATATTCAAGGGCCATTTCTAGGTCTAGACATCATCTCATGGTTTGAACAAGGCTTCTTTGGAACTGATTTACCAGTGCGTTTACTGGGCGCTCCTGAAGGCCTGCCTTTTCTTCCACTTGGTGATGTTATGCCTCACTTAAAGGTAGGGCTTGGTGGTAACTCTACTGCATATCTTGGTGAAGGATCTGAATATTTATATAATACAAAGGGAAGCGTGGATGAGTCTGTTTCTGCTGCCCATGCTATTGGGTATTTGGCTGCAGATGAGCAACAAGTGCAATCACGGGATTCTCTGTGTCCTGTAAAACCTGATGTTACTGAAGTTGAAACCTCCAGATATCTTAACAAAGACAAGGTATTGTTTCCTAGCTCAGACATAACAATAGGTACAGTTGGTGGTGAAGCTTACCTCTTTCATGATTTTCCTGGACAGGATGCAGAAG TATTGTATAAGAGTGTGCACACGAGTAACATTGAAGAAGAATCAGAGAAGCTCACTAATAACATCTCTTCATCAAGGTTAACCACAGATCACCAGTACAGGGTGACAGGAATTGGAAATACTAGTTCAGTGCGTCACAACATTCCAAGAGATAGTGAGTTAAATCCTCTTGGATTATTGTGGTCTGAATTAGAACAAACTGATAAGAAATTGCCCCTTTCATCAACTATTCCTGGTTCTGCAGAGCATTTCACTGGCCACCATGATTTTGCAAGAAATACTTCCCCATTTATTCACAATCAAGAAAATTTCAATTCCTTCAGTGACTTTCCCAATGACTCAGGGAAGAACCAGTACAGGAGCTACAGTTCAAATATAATTCATGATGTTCTTGATGCAAATAACCTATTACAATTAGATGCCAATGAAAACCATTTTGGCTTAGAACAGCATCTGCTCTCGAAGCAATTGCAGAAGGAGCAGCTTCAGCAGCAACGCTTACTGTCCAATCATAATGTTGGCTTGCCTGGACGTGAACAATTGTATGAAACTATGCATCATCACCATTCTGTTAACCAACAACCTATGGGGGATCTAGAGCGCATGCTGAAGTTTCAGTTTGAGCGGCTACAACTTGATCAGTTGCAGAAACAACAACTGCACCAGAGCCAGCAGCAAATGCATGAGAATCAGATGCTATTGTTACAGGATCATCTTCAACATCACGAACGACAGCCACAACCACCACCACAGCAGATGCATCTTGAACATTTATTGCATCATCGATTACTTGAACCTGGTTTCAGGGAATCAAATAGTGATCCTCACAGAAAGAATATGATTGATCAAGCTCATTTTAGGCAGCATTTCTTGAATGAGCTACAACAACAAAATCACGACCAGTCAGAGTCAGTGCATTATGATCCTTCTCTAATGCAACTTATCCTAGAAAATCTAGGACAGAATTTCCAACATGAGAATCACAATGATTTGTTGGAGGTTCTGTCTCATGCAAGGCCGAGGCAGGTACAGCAGTTTCTGGGACGAGGTCTCACCGATGATCTAAGGAAGCTGCCAGTCATGGAAGAAGAGAGACATGAAGGTGGAATTTGGGCAGTTGATGAAGCTGGTCAGTTCATTCAGACTGTAGATAGTTCACACCAGAACTATGCTGCTAGGCTTAGCCAATTAGACACTAGGCAAATACCACTGGGACCTGCTTCACTGGTGTTGCCCAGTCATCTACAGCAAGACTTTCTGTCAACTAAAAGAAGGTTCTATGAGCATGAGCCACATTCTTCTGATATGTCCATGCATACACATGCAGGTATTCCTTGGCCAAACTTGGAACTCAGGAATGCCTTAACGAAAATTCAAGGGGTTAGTGATCAGTTGAATCCTTCAACTGATCATTCTCATCAAAGCCAGATCTTTAAAAATTTCACTGGATCTCACATGGATGCAACAGAGAGGCATTGGTATGAGCCAAGTAGGCTGTGCTCTGCTGACTTATTGGAATCTCACCTGAAGCAGCTGCAAATAGAAGCTGAAAAACACAGGAATATCAACATGGGTCTCCCCACTGCAGACTCACCCATGTGGGAATCACATGTAGGTATTGACAGAAGCTTGGAATATGGAATGAGAGACTTGCTTCATCATGGAATGCTTCAATCTCATGAACCAATATCACTGGCAGATGCTGCTCCTACATCATCCTTCAAGGGAAGAGATCCATCTAGGCTCTACCATGGACCTGCTTCAGagaattattttaatcttaataCTGATAGATTAGGACTTGGTGGTTCTTTCTTGGATTGCTCCCTTTATCTGGATGGGAAGCAACCAAATGAACAACTGGTAAACAAAAATTTGGAAATTAGTGCTAATAACTTCAATAGGAATATGAGATCAACTCTGGGATCTAGCTCTGTTACATCACTTGAACAGAAAATTTTCCTCTCTGATATGAACttgattgaaaatgaaaaattcatGGATTCTATGAGTGGTGTTTCCTTACAAACACTAGATTTCTCCAATGTGaaaaaggagaaggagaggatgaAAGTTCAGAAAAGCACTGCAAACAATAGATCAGCACTGGAAAGAGTAAGTGGAATTATGCAAGGATTTGACAGTGAAGTGGTTAACATTGGCAAAATTTGTAGACATGATTCCTATGGAAAAATTG GTGGAGGTTTAAACTTCTACAATTATCAAATGGGGCTTGATATCCTTCAGAGTGGGGAGGAGATGATAACCAATGATAT AATTTCTGGTGATTCCATAAACAATGGTGTTGACCAATTCATAGAACGAACATGTAATCCTCAGTCTACTTCAAATACCACACTGTTAGGCTCAACTTTTTTTCAATCCGCAAACGCAAACCATCCTACCCGTGTTGGATTTTCTGAGG GGGTAAAGCCAGTCGCCAACCATAATTCTGCATCCCTGTCTTCTGAGTTATTAATCTCTAACAAGCATGACACAATATTTCACCAAACTTCTAGCAGCGATGCAGATATCGGTGAACCTTCATTTAGTGACATGTTGAAGAGCACCAAAAAGTCCATTTCTGAGCTTGAGAACACAGAAGCTGGCTCAGTCGGTAAAAATGTCAAAAGGAAGGGAAAGAAAGGCAGGCAGATCGATCCTTCGCTTCTGGGTTTCAAAGTTCATAGCAATCGCATCCTGATGGGTGAAATCCAGCGGCCAGACGATTGA
- the LOC122041645 gene encoding uncharacterized protein LOC122041645 isoform X1: MSSGGIYLPEDLFPSKSAGEAWVGKDVIVGANDGGKNPLDALDVGKDQMTCDDSIPLSSPWLSTKPSDSKDSWLRIPVSSGTLTDSIKKDAWHLDGSQDIKEWRRNAVDVESCRRWHEEERESLLLGRRERKKEGDREAENLQSDRCPDNTPIREVAESKILPSSDRLLEVPKRSSGNENRRDRKWSSRWGPEDKEKEAWTEKKMDIEKDFYIEKQSFTSFLRPLSGSDSRDKWRPRHLQEIQSSGSTMLRAAPGFGLGNGRIDGSNLGFARGRGRSNSVAGLQLNRSAVAGPVGALSANKSFFQYPRGRLLDIYRKQIVSIIDATPEGFEDAPPITESSFIAPLAFATPYKEEDVLLKDIWNGKVTSSEVSSSEKGVTGSENDLDKGKILIEKKYGVNESSKHLKELDSNHRRIEDTIIPLINLVTDSLTPKVAEHDVRHDNSVTIGSSNEIEILNIDKQSRKSDNLKNMKTEEEDSIANSYSSSVISDAPYSLYNAYNNNAKQKLSAGVHLPEELNLFYLDPQGDIQGPFLGLDIISWFEQGFFGTDLPVRLLGAPEGLPFLPLGDVMPHLKVGLGGNSTAYLGEGSEYLYNTKGSVDESVSAAHAIGYLAADEQQVQSRDSLCPVKPDVTEVETSRYLNKDKVLFPSSDITIGTVGGEAYLFHDFPGQDAEVLYKSVHTSNIEEESEKLTNNISSSRLTTDHQYRVTGIGNTSSVRHNIPRDSELNPLGLLWSELEQTDKKLPLSSTIPGSAEHFTGHHDFARNTSPFIHNQENFNSFSDFPNDSGKNQYRSYSSNIIHDVLDANNLLQLDANENHFGLEQHLLSKQLQKEQLQQQRLLSNHNVGLPGREQLYETMHHHHSVNQQPMGDLERMLKFQFERLQLDQLQKQQLHQSQQQMHENQMLLLQDHLQHHERQPQPPPQQMHLEHLLHHRLLEPGFRESNSDPHRKNMIDQAHFRQHFLNELQQQNHDQSESVHYDPSLMQLILENLGQNFQHENHNDLLEVLSHARPRQVQQFLGRGLTDDLRKLPVMEEERHEGGIWAVDEAGQFIQTVDSSHQNYAARLSQLDTRQIPLGPASLVLPSHLQQDFLSTKRRFYEHEPHSSDMSMHTHAGIPWPNLELRNALTKIQGVSDQLNPSTDHSHQSQIFKNFTGSHMDATERHWYEPSRLCSADLLESHLKQLQIEAEKHRNINMGLPTADSPMWESHVGIDRSLEYGMRDLLHHGMLQSHEPISLADAAPTSSFKGRDPSRLYHGPASENYFNLNTDRLGLGGSFLDCSLYLDGKQPNEQLVNKNLEISANNFNRNMRSTLGSSSVTSLEQKIFLSDMNLIENEKFMDSMSGVSLQTLDFSNVKKEKERMKVQKSTANNRSALERVSGIMQGFDSEVVNIGKICRHDSYGKIGGGLNFYNYQMGLDILQSGEEMITNDIISGDSINNGVDQFIERTCNPQSTSNTTLLGSTFFQSANANHPTRVGFSEGVKPVANHNSASLSSELLISNKHDTIFHQTSSSDADIGEPSFSDMLKSTKKSISELENTEAGSVGKNVKRKGKKGRQIDPSLLGFKVHSNRILMGEIQRPDD; this comes from the exons ATGTCGAGTGGCGGCATCTATCTTCCTGAGGATCTCTTCCCCTCGAAGTCAGCGGGCGAGGCTTGGGTCGGGAAAG ATGTTATCGTTGGTGCAAATGACGGTGGCAAGAACCCTTTGGATGCCCTCGATGTAGGAAAAG ATCAAATGACTTGTGATGATAGTATTCCTCTCTCTTCCCCGTGGTTATCTACTAAACCTAGCGACAGCAAG GATAGTTGGCTGCGTATTCCTGTATCTTCTGGAACCTTGACTGACTCGATTAAGAAGGATGCGTGGCATCTGGATGGATCACAGGATATTAAAGAATGGAGAAGGAATGCTGTTGATGTTGAAAGTTGTCGCCGTTGGCATGAAGAGGAGAGGGAAAGTTTGTTGCTTGGTAGGAGAGAACGTAAAAAGGAAGGGGATCGTGAAGCTGAGAATCTCCAGAGTGATCGTTGTCCAGACAATACTCCTATAAGAGAAGTTGCTGAGTCTAAGATTTTGCCTTCATCCGATAGGTTGCTTGAAGTTCCTAAACGCAGCTCAGGGAATGAGAATCGACGTGATAGAAAATGGTCATCGAGGTGGGGTCCTGAGGACAAAGAGAAGGAAGCCTGGACAGAGAAAAAGATGGATATTGAGAAAGATTTTTATATTGAAAAACAATCATTTACTTCTTTCCTCCGTCCATTATCTGGGTCTGATTCCCGTGATAAATGGCGGCCACGTCATCTCCAGGAAATTCAATCCAGTGGTTCTACAATGCTCCGTGCTGCTCCTGGATTTGGTTTGGGAAATGGCCGTATAGATGGTTCAAATTTGGGATTTGCTCGTGGTAGGGGGAGATCAAATTCTGTTGCAGGATTGCAGCTTAACAGGTCTGCGGTGGCTGGCCCTGTTGGTGCACTTTCAGCAAATAAGTCTTTTTTCCAGTATCCCAGGGGAAGACTTCTTGATATTTACAGAAAGCAGATAgtatcgatcattgatgctaccCCTGAGGGTTTTGAGGATGCCCCTCCTATAACAGAATCAAGTTTTATAGCTCCTTTGGCCTTTGCCACACCCTACAAGGAGGAAGAC GTTCTACTGAAAGATATCTGGAATGGGAAAGTCACAAGCAGTGAAGTGAGTTCAAGTGAGAAAGGAGTTACTGGCAGTGAGAATGATCTAG ataaaggCAAGATCCTGATTGAAAAGAAATATGGTGTAAATGAATCTTCTAAGCATCTTAAAG AGCTGGATTCTAACCACAGAAGGATTGAGGATACTATCATCCCTCTAATCAATTTGGTTACTGATAGTCTGACCCCAAAGGTTGCAGAGCATGATGTTCGTCATGATAATTCTGTTACAATTGGCAGTTCAAATGAGATTGAAATATTAAACATTGATAAACAATCAAGAAAGTCAGACAATTTGAAGAATATGAAGACAGAAGAGGAGGATTCCATTGCTAATTCTTATAGCAGTTCTGTGATATCTGATGCTCCATATAGTTTGTACAATGCATATAACAATAACGCCAAGCAAAAGCTTTCAGCAGGTGTCCATCTTCCTGAggagttgaatttgttttacttagaTCCTCAAGGAGATATTCAAGGGCCATTTCTAGGTCTAGACATCATCTCATGGTTTGAACAAGGCTTCTTTGGAACTGATTTACCAGTGCGTTTACTGGGCGCTCCTGAAGGCCTGCCTTTTCTTCCACTTGGTGATGTTATGCCTCACTTAAAGGTAGGGCTTGGTGGTAACTCTACTGCATATCTTGGTGAAGGATCTGAATATTTATATAATACAAAGGGAAGCGTGGATGAGTCTGTTTCTGCTGCCCATGCTATTGGGTATTTGGCTGCAGATGAGCAACAAGTGCAATCACGGGATTCTCTGTGTCCTGTAAAACCTGATGTTACTGAAGTTGAAACCTCCAGATATCTTAACAAAGACAAGGTATTGTTTCCTAGCTCAGACATAACAATAGGTACAGTTGGTGGTGAAGCTTACCTCTTTCATGATTTTCCTGGACAGGATGCAGAAG TATTGTATAAGAGTGTGCACACGAGTAACATTGAAGAAGAATCAGAGAAGCTCACTAATAACATCTCTTCATCAAGGTTAACCACAGATCACCAGTACAGGGTGACAGGAATTGGAAATACTAGTTCAGTGCGTCACAACATTCCAAGAGATAGTGAGTTAAATCCTCTTGGATTATTGTGGTCTGAATTAGAACAAACTGATAAGAAATTGCCCCTTTCATCAACTATTCCTGGTTCTGCAGAGCATTTCACTGGCCACCATGATTTTGCAAGAAATACTTCCCCATTTATTCACAATCAAGAAAATTTCAATTCCTTCAGTGACTTTCCCAATGACTCAGGGAAGAACCAGTACAGGAGCTACAGTTCAAATATAATTCATGATGTTCTTGATGCAAATAACCTATTACAATTAGATGCCAATGAAAACCATTTTGGCTTAGAACAGCATCTGCTCTCGAAGCAATTGCAGAAGGAGCAGCTTCAGCAGCAACGCTTACTGTCCAATCATAATGTTGGCTTGCCTGGACGTGAACAATTGTATGAAACTATGCATCATCACCATTCTGTTAACCAACAACCTATGGGGGATCTAGAGCGCATGCTGAAGTTTCAGTTTGAGCGGCTACAACTTGATCAGTTGCAGAAACAACAACTGCACCAGAGCCAGCAGCAAATGCATGAGAATCAGATGCTATTGTTACAGGATCATCTTCAACATCACGAACGACAGCCACAACCACCACCACAGCAGATGCATCTTGAACATTTATTGCATCATCGATTACTTGAACCTGGTTTCAGGGAATCAAATAGTGATCCTCACAGAAAGAATATGATTGATCAAGCTCATTTTAGGCAGCATTTCTTGAATGAGCTACAACAACAAAATCACGACCAGTCAGAGTCAGTGCATTATGATCCTTCTCTAATGCAACTTATCCTAGAAAATCTAGGACAGAATTTCCAACATGAGAATCACAATGATTTGTTGGAGGTTCTGTCTCATGCAAGGCCGAGGCAGGTACAGCAGTTTCTGGGACGAGGTCTCACCGATGATCTAAGGAAGCTGCCAGTCATGGAAGAAGAGAGACATGAAGGTGGAATTTGGGCAGTTGATGAAGCTGGTCAGTTCATTCAGACTGTAGATAGTTCACACCAGAACTATGCTGCTAGGCTTAGCCAATTAGACACTAGGCAAATACCACTGGGACCTGCTTCACTGGTGTTGCCCAGTCATCTACAGCAAGACTTTCTGTCAACTAAAAGAAGGTTCTATGAGCATGAGCCACATTCTTCTGATATGTCCATGCATACACATGCAGGTATTCCTTGGCCAAACTTGGAACTCAGGAATGCCTTAACGAAAATTCAAGGGGTTAGTGATCAGTTGAATCCTTCAACTGATCATTCTCATCAAAGCCAGATCTTTAAAAATTTCACTGGATCTCACATGGATGCAACAGAGAGGCATTGGTATGAGCCAAGTAGGCTGTGCTCTGCTGACTTATTGGAATCTCACCTGAAGCAGCTGCAAATAGAAGCTGAAAAACACAGGAATATCAACATGGGTCTCCCCACTGCAGACTCACCCATGTGGGAATCACATGTAGGTATTGACAGAAGCTTGGAATATGGAATGAGAGACTTGCTTCATCATGGAATGCTTCAATCTCATGAACCAATATCACTGGCAGATGCTGCTCCTACATCATCCTTCAAGGGAAGAGATCCATCTAGGCTCTACCATGGACCTGCTTCAGagaattattttaatcttaataCTGATAGATTAGGACTTGGTGGTTCTTTCTTGGATTGCTCCCTTTATCTGGATGGGAAGCAACCAAATGAACAACTGGTAAACAAAAATTTGGAAATTAGTGCTAATAACTTCAATAGGAATATGAGATCAACTCTGGGATCTAGCTCTGTTACATCACTTGAACAGAAAATTTTCCTCTCTGATATGAACttgattgaaaatgaaaaattcatGGATTCTATGAGTGGTGTTTCCTTACAAACACTAGATTTCTCCAATGTGaaaaaggagaaggagaggatgaAAGTTCAGAAAAGCACTGCAAACAATAGATCAGCACTGGAAAGAGTAAGTGGAATTATGCAAGGATTTGACAGTGAAGTGGTTAACATTGGCAAAATTTGTAGACATGATTCCTATGGAAAAATTG GTGGAGGTTTAAACTTCTACAATTATCAAATGGGGCTTGATATCCTTCAGAGTGGGGAGGAGATGATAACCAATGATAT AATTTCTGGTGATTCCATAAACAATGGTGTTGACCAATTCATAGAACGAACATGTAATCCTCAGTCTACTTCAAATACCACACTGTTAGGCTCAACTTTTTTTCAATCCGCAAACGCAAACCATCCTACCCGTGTTGGATTTTCTGAGG GGGTAAAGCCAGTCGCCAACCATAATTCTGCATCCCTGTCTTCTGAGTTATTAATCTCTAACAAGCATGACACAATATTTCACCAAACTTCTAGCAGCGATGCAGATATCGGTGAACCTTCATTTAGTGACATGTTGAAGAGCACCAAAAAGTCCATTTCTGAGCTTGAGAACACAGAAGCTGGCTCAGTCGGTAAAAATGTCAAAAGGAAGGGAAAGAAAGGCAGGCAGATCGATCCTTCGCTTCTGGGTTTCAAAGTTCATAGCAATCGCATCCTGATGGGTGAAATCCAGCGGCCAGACGATTGA